Proteins co-encoded in one Bacillota bacterium genomic window:
- a CDS encoding ferrous iron transport protein A, whose translation MLASANTPQEGVTLNVIAPLSTLEVGLEGRVVEVRGAGALRRRLLDLGFTPGATVKAVRRAPLGSPTAFLVRGTVIALRPADASTILVMTSTDTGGDAQWV comes from the coding sequence ATGTTAGCCTCGGCTAACACTCCGCAAGAAGGGGTGACCCTCAACGTGATCGCCCCGTTGTCCACGCTTGAGGTGGGCCTCGAAGGACGGGTGGTCGAGGTCCGGGGCGCAGGGGCGCTCAGGAGGAGACTGCTGGACCTCGGGTTCACCCCGGGGGCCACCGTGAAGGCCGTTCGCAGGGCCCCGCTGGGCAGTCCGACAGCGTTCCTCGTGAGGGGAACAGTGATTGCACTTCGCCCGGCGGACGCCTCCACCATCCTCGTTATGACCAGCACAGATACCGGAGGAGATGCGCAATGGGTCTGA
- a CDS encoding iron transporter FeoB, producing the protein MGLTVHSCGSPVNRFEAPPEEARDGRFVVALAGNPNTGKSTVFNALTGRRQHTGNWPGKTVVTARGYYTFDSAKFVVVDLPGTYSLLTSSVEEEVATEFLIAGRPDVTVVVTDATCLERNLNLALQIIEMTPRVVVCVNLVDEALKKGIQVNTDLLSRDLGVPVVPAAARSGLGLGRLKKTVHDVATGARVPQPPPVPYSERVSRAIGLLAPAIVDLGFDNRTARWLAVRLLDSDGPARAAVLRFLRNGARGRCAR; encoded by the coding sequence ATGGGTCTGACAGTCCATTCCTGCGGGTCGCCGGTGAACCGGTTCGAGGCCCCTCCGGAGGAGGCCCGCGATGGGAGGTTCGTGGTGGCGCTGGCCGGCAATCCCAACACCGGAAAGAGCACCGTATTCAACGCGCTCACGGGACGCAGGCAGCACACCGGGAACTGGCCCGGGAAAACAGTGGTGACCGCGCGCGGGTATTACACGTTCGATAGCGCGAAATTCGTCGTGGTCGACCTGCCGGGCACCTATTCGTTGCTCACCAGCTCCGTCGAAGAGGAGGTCGCAACGGAGTTCCTGATCGCCGGGAGGCCGGACGTCACCGTTGTCGTGACCGACGCAACGTGCCTCGAGCGGAATCTCAACCTGGCGCTCCAGATAATCGAAATGACGCCGCGCGTGGTCGTGTGCGTGAACCTCGTGGACGAGGCGCTAAAGAAAGGAATACAGGTGAACACCGATTTACTGTCCCGCGATCTCGGTGTGCCGGTGGTCCCCGCCGCCGCCCGGTCGGGCCTGGGCCTCGGGCGACTCAAGAAAACCGTGCACGACGTGGCCACCGGCGCCCGCGTTCCCCAGCCGCCGCCGGTACCGTACTCAGAGAGGGTGTCCCGCGCGATCGGCCTCCTGGCCCCGGCCATAGTGGACCTCGGGTTCGACAACAGGACCGCCAGGTGGCTGGCCGTGCGGCTCCTCGATTCCGACGGGCCTGCCCGGGCCGCAGTCCTGCGCTTCCTCCGGAACGGCGCCCGCGGGAGGTGCGCCCGTTGA
- a CDS encoding ferrous iron transporter B, which translates to MNRGGLPDDVARLDEASRHVTQTLAADITNDVVQDIYRRAEVIARSAVRDERPGPDPVTSGLDNVLTSKALGFPVMFLLLAAVFWITLSGANYPSAVLASVLFRGQDALTALFERLNAPWWLHGVLVLGTYRSLAWVVSVMLPPMAIFFPCFTLLEDLGYLPRVAFNLDPLFERAGAHGKQALTMSMGFGCNAAGVIACRIIESPRERLIAILTNNFVPCNGRFPTLIALSSLCAAWLTGVEPGTSALSGGAAASLLVTGLVTAGIAATLAVSWLLARTILRGEATSFTMELPPYRLPQVGRVLVASILDRTVFVLARAVTVAAPAGAVVWVLANLNVGGASVMARMGGWLDPLGRAVGLDGLILLAFILGLPANEIVIPVLLMSYTGAGTMVKVEDVGALGAILKANGWTWATAACAMLFSLMHFPCGTTLLTIHKETGDLKWTALAALIPTAAGLLACFAASSLLRVVIPS; encoded by the coding sequence TTGAACCGCGGGGGCCTCCCCGACGATGTTGCCAGGCTCGACGAAGCATCGCGCCACGTAACGCAAACCCTCGCCGCGGACATAACGAACGACGTGGTCCAGGACATCTACAGGCGCGCCGAGGTCATAGCCAGGAGCGCCGTCAGGGACGAGCGGCCGGGCCCCGATCCCGTCACCAGCGGTCTCGACAACGTGCTGACCTCGAAAGCGCTGGGGTTCCCGGTGATGTTCCTGCTGTTGGCAGCGGTGTTCTGGATTACGCTGAGCGGGGCCAACTATCCTTCGGCCGTCCTTGCCTCAGTGCTGTTCCGCGGCCAGGATGCCCTGACCGCGTTGTTTGAACGGCTCAACGCCCCGTGGTGGCTGCACGGTGTTCTCGTGCTGGGCACGTACCGGTCACTCGCCTGGGTGGTGTCGGTGATGCTGCCGCCGATGGCCATATTCTTTCCGTGCTTTACCCTGCTGGAAGACCTGGGGTACCTGCCGCGCGTGGCGTTCAACCTCGACCCACTCTTCGAGCGGGCAGGCGCCCACGGCAAGCAGGCGCTCACGATGAGCATGGGGTTCGGCTGCAACGCGGCGGGCGTGATCGCGTGCAGGATCATAGAGTCGCCGCGCGAGAGGTTGATCGCCATCCTGACGAACAACTTCGTGCCGTGCAACGGCCGGTTCCCCACCCTCATCGCGCTGTCGTCCCTGTGCGCGGCATGGCTGACGGGGGTGGAACCGGGTACGAGCGCACTGTCGGGGGGAGCCGCCGCTTCGCTGCTCGTTACTGGCCTGGTCACGGCGGGGATCGCCGCCACGCTCGCGGTCTCGTGGCTCCTCGCGCGCACGATACTCAGGGGCGAGGCGACGTCGTTCACGATGGAACTGCCCCCTTACAGGCTTCCACAGGTGGGCCGGGTGCTGGTCGCCTCCATACTCGACAGGACGGTGTTCGTGCTGGCGCGGGCGGTGACGGTCGCCGCCCCCGCGGGCGCCGTCGTGTGGGTTCTGGCGAATCTCAACGTGGGCGGCGCGAGTGTCATGGCCCGGATGGGAGGGTGGCTCGACCCACTGGGCAGGGCCGTGGGGCTGGACGGCCTGATACTGCTGGCCTTCATACTGGGGCTACCCGCTAACGAGATAGTGATACCCGTACTGCTGATGAGTTACACCGGGGCGGGGACCATGGTCAAGGTGGAAGACGTCGGCGCGCTCGGGGCGATACTCAAGGCGAACGGGTGGACGTGGGCGACGGCGGCGTGCGCCATGCTGTTCTCGCTGATGCATTTCCCTTGCGGCACGACGCTCCTCACCATACACAAGGAAACAGGTGACCTGAAATGGACAGCGCTGGCGGCATTGATACCCACGGCAGCGGGTCTCCTCGCATGCTTCGCGGCAAGCTCGCTGCTCCGCGTGGTCATCCCGTCTTAG
- a CDS encoding zinc-binding dehydrogenase, whose product MIAAVYYGPGDVRVEETPTPRPGPGEVLIRTRAALTCGTDVKTWVRGHPLYRPPQLFGHEVAGEVVAAGEGVSAFAVGEMVVPHNSAPCGSCYYCKAGQPSMCDDPVYMIGAFAEYVLVPARIVRQNMFPVPEKMDPRYAALVEPLACAVYGAAETPIQLGDVVVVLGAGPIGLMLGALAARRGAHVIQVDLSAERLETAKIMGAAETLNPQGEPDPVGAIRGLTPGGRGADAVIEAVGLPEMWEQALRLVRKGGQVTLFGGCKPGTHISVDTKMLHYSQLTIRGLFHTTPLHVRVAFDLITGGQIPVEPLVSATMPLSRVVDALEMHRTQQAIKVALVP is encoded by the coding sequence ATGATCGCTGCCGTTTACTACGGTCCCGGTGATGTTCGTGTGGAGGAGACCCCAACCCCGCGCCCGGGACCCGGTGAGGTATTGATCCGGACCCGCGCGGCCCTGACGTGTGGCACCGACGTAAAGACGTGGGTAAGAGGACATCCACTCTATCGCCCGCCCCAGCTGTTCGGACACGAGGTCGCCGGTGAGGTAGTGGCAGCAGGCGAGGGCGTATCCGCATTTGCCGTTGGAGAAATGGTGGTTCCCCACAACTCGGCCCCGTGTGGCTCATGCTACTATTGCAAAGCGGGTCAGCCGAGTATGTGTGACGACCCTGTCTACATGATCGGCGCGTTCGCCGAATATGTCCTCGTCCCAGCCCGTATCGTCCGCCAGAACATGTTCCCGGTCCCAGAGAAGATGGATCCCAGGTACGCCGCTCTTGTGGAGCCACTGGCTTGCGCGGTGTACGGAGCTGCCGAGACGCCCATCCAGCTTGGCGACGTGGTAGTGGTGCTGGGCGCCGGCCCCATCGGTCTGATGCTGGGAGCCCTGGCCGCCCGCCGGGGCGCCCACGTGATCCAGGTAGATCTATCTGCTGAGCGACTGGAAACGGCCAAAATCATGGGTGCCGCCGAAACGCTGAACCCCCAGGGGGAGCCTGACCCCGTTGGAGCGATTCGCGGGCTGACCCCAGGAGGGCGTGGGGCAGACGCAGTCATCGAGGCCGTCGGACTACCCGAGATGTGGGAACAGGCGCTGAGACTGGTTCGCAAGGGCGGGCAGGTAACCCTGTTCGGCGGCTGCAAACCGGGTACCCACATCAGCGTTGATACCAAGATGTTACATTATTCGCAGCTCACTATCCGGGGGCTCTTCCACACGACCCCGTTGCATGTCAGGGTTGCATTCGATCTGATCACCGGGGGACAGATCCCGGTCGAACCGTTGGTGTCGGCCACCATGCCGCTGTCCAGGGTGGTGGACGCTTTGGAGATGCACCGGACACAGCAGGCGATTAAGGTGGCTTTAGTGCCATGA
- a CDS encoding class II aldolase/adducin family protein has protein sequence MLLQELRREVVSYCRLMSQTGLVKLTSGNISVRDPETRLIAVTPTSLSYDAMTPADVVVVNAEGSVVEGDRRPTVRSCGGTVTALLDEEAERILSTYHAATPGRRPV, from the coding sequence ATGCTGCTGCAAGAACTGCGCCGTGAAGTCGTCAGTTACTGCCGGTTGATGTCGCAAACTGGCCTGGTCAAGCTGACGTCCGGCAACATTTCTGTACGCGACCCTGAAACCCGCCTGATCGCTGTCACGCCCACCAGCCTGTCCTATGACGCGATGACACCAGCCGATGTGGTAGTAGTGAACGCGGAGGGCTCAGTCGTGGAGGGCGACCGGCGCCCCACCGTCCGTTCTTGTGGAGGAACAGTCACGGCGCTGCTGGACGAGGAGGCGGAGAGGATTTTGTCCACCTATCACGCGGCAACACCGGGGAGGAGACCTGTTTGA
- a CDS encoding PTS sugar transporter subunit IIA has protein sequence MNIRDLVRPEWIRAQLSVSDQNEAIDALSELLERDGVVKPGFRSAVKDRELGFPTGLPTSGTKVALPHTGAEHVYRSAVAIATLVTPVSFRVMGNPDDTVDVRIVFLLAIADRESQVHALSQLVEIVQEEEILKSMLLAPDSTEVHRAITRIIG, from the coding sequence TTGAACATCCGTGACCTCGTTCGTCCCGAGTGGATTCGCGCTCAGTTGTCAGTTTCAGACCAGAACGAAGCCATTGACGCCCTCAGCGAACTCCTGGAACGGGACGGGGTTGTCAAGCCCGGTTTTCGCTCCGCTGTCAAGGATCGCGAACTGGGCTTCCCCACCGGGCTGCCCACCAGCGGTACAAAGGTAGCTTTGCCACATACCGGCGCTGAACACGTGTACCGGTCGGCTGTAGCCATCGCTACGCTGGTAACCCCAGTCTCCTTTCGCGTGATGGGGAACCCCGATGATACAGTCGACGTGCGGATCGTCTTTCTCCTGGCGATTGCAGACCGGGAATCGCAGGTCCATGCACTCTCCCAGTTGGTCGAGATTGTCCAAGAGGAGGAGATACTGAAGTCGATGCTGCTTGCGCCGGATTCAACGGAGGTTCACCGTGCTATAACAAGGATCATAGGGTAG